The Helicoverpa zea isolate HzStark_Cry1AcR chromosome 2, ilHelZeax1.1, whole genome shotgun sequence DNA window GAAAGACAAAGGTTGAACATGTGTTGCCAGTAATAACGTACGGTATAGAGACGTTTttgatatttcaaaaaaaaatgcgGGTTCAAAAAGTGCGTATAATGGCTCGTCGGCCCCCCACTATTTAGGAGAGGGCATCTCCGCGAGTAATTTTTGTCTCCTAGCCTAGGAAAGCTCAGTCACTCAGAGAGCAGTGGAGAGGGCTGTACTAGGAGTTTCTCTGCGAGATCGATCAGAAATGAGGCGATCCGCAGAAGTAGCCCGAAGGATTGCAAAACTGAAGTGGCAATGAGCAGAGCACATAGCTCGCAGAACCGATGGCCGGTGTGACGGTGTAGCAGAAAAGTTCTCGAGTGGCCATGGACGGGTGATCGGGTCAAAGTCGCTGggaacacacacacacgcacttTCACAAAGCTTCTGAAACCCTCAAACTAGCTATTTGGGCCCGTCCCAGGAATGGAACCCGAGACCTTttgcacagcagtcgcgctatgCAACAACTAGACCAAGGTGGTTGTCGTAATGTGTGTCCCACACAAGTATAGTATAATATAGATAGTGGGTTGTTCTCCCCCCCCCAATCACCTAAATGATAAAGGCTCAACAGATTTTCTACAAACATGTCTAAGAACACTTGTATACTTGCACTCCTCATACGAAGATATAATTAGTTGATACACAACCACTATCATTAGTcagacaaaattaaaaacaacttaGCAAGACGGTTAACTATGCATTCTTTATGTATCTTTTTTATCTTATTGCAATCATGCGATCTCCTGACTATAAGCAGATAAGGTGGAGTTTAAGTGGCGGGTAGGTCACTACTCCCAGTAGAGCAGGacctttcttttatttagtaATCTAAATGTCGAAGATATCTCGCCGCTTTTTTAGCCGACGAATGGTCTCAGGTATTGTGAGCTGCCCCGCAAGTTGGTTTGGGTGCTTCTGAAGTCTAATTTTGTAACTGGCAGCATGAAGATTCACTTCCTCTTTCACCATCGGTATGCCGAGTACTTCGTGAACATCTGACATTCTGCTAAACCAGGGTGCATTTGATATTTGTTTTAAGATGTAGTTTTGCACCCTTTGTATGATCATCTTATTGGAGTCGCTGGTGGTACCCCATAGTTGTATCCCATATGTCCATATGGGCTTAAGAATTGATTTATAGATCAAGAGCTTGTTATCTACAGCCAGTTTAGAGTTCTTGCCTAGTAACCAATGCAGGTCCCTGTATTTGGATTTTATCTCCTCTCTTTTTGTCTGGATGTGTTTATGCCATGTGAGTTTGCGGTCTAGATGCATCCCCAGGTATTTAACTGTTGTGATGTGGTAGTTGCATTCCATTTATAGTCACTGGAGCACAATTTTCCTTGCGCAGAGAGAATGTGACATGCACTGATTTAGACACACTTGCAGCAATTCTCCATTTTCCTAGCCATTTCTCCATCTCATTTAGGTTCCTTTGAAGTATCTGCGAAGCTTGAATGGGACACTTGCTCGATGACTTTATGTATCTATTGCACTAAGTTTAATACAGTACCCACCTGGCAGGTGTACCTAACATGTCTCTTGAACAGTGCCGGCTACTTGGCAAGTGATTCCATATACTCATGGCAGTGTTGAAtgtgttaaaatatttcaacatgAGTATTCTTaaaagggtataatttaggcgatcaccaaaaatatttttaagactctaagctgaggcaccaaataaaataaacaactccaaaaaaaataaattgacattattaaaagggcactaaagtatataatagtatgatccaaaaaaaataaaataacatcagaaaaatcgcaaatctcgcacaaatattatttttggtttccaaaatggattaatggtcaccaaattctatccaactaaaagattaatattactaccaaaatcaaagttagtgacgaaaacgaatcgctacaaaaccgactccacgtagtcttgtctgccctacccctagagtgcaattcaaatccgcgtaggcgcagaggggcgcaagccgaagctgcggtggtgagcgtgaaaaccatctgcgacgataagctcgcatgggaccgccggagccccgcagtgccggagccgtgacagaagccatgcttgctgcatgtttcgtgcttacattttactactgagttacacacaaattcatataacaataaataagcgacgtacgtttgggaaccccagtatattaattggtatttgggaaatattctagcgatcgttagcttttttagtctaacaaaaaattaaattataaatttaaaaaaacccccgacccaaaaaagtacgcaattattatgacaaaatgttataaacgataaaccctataaaaagcaaaaaataactttaaacactacctacgtaagtaccaactaaagcatgtcagactaaacaaaattttgacgtgtcgggggaccgctctaatttgttagcctaacgttagaagtaattatatactacctACTACAttccttcttataactttttatataattttgtttagatacatgttttttttatacgaatgttgtaattaggtagttttcatttgatttatgtaagtatttttgaaggtaaaaagcggtcccccgacacgtcaaaattttgtttagtctgacatgctttagttggtacttacgtagtgtttaaagttattttttgctttttatagggtttatcgtttataacattttgtcataataattgcgtacttttttgggtcgggggtttttttaaatttataatttaattttatttcatggttttttaaaggagctccttaatttttccttctttttatgatgggttcgctatatgcgatctcagccaaaggaagctgtttaacaatcctcatgacaaactggctctgggagaattgcacagagtgagaaacaataaagattaacttttggtgatccagggttatataccattctaaggtttcatccgccacatcccatttccagcattaggttctcgtcaattagaaacatgaaatgAACTAGttaagacaaattaaacgaacCCAAACttgatgggtttactaaaaggcagttcagggttacgtctcctatcttcgtggcctaacagcagaccagctcagtggttccagaagacattagtatttcaaattttagatcccacatatgcttgcaagtaaactgagcatgtaacattcctatcacacctaacaaacgagctgatgaccttgaagacctgaaccgattttcaccaaacatagctaagaacactcccgaatgacattcttttcaaacaaaaaaaaccgcattacgatcggatcatccgtttgggagctacgatgccacatacacacacacacacacacacagacacgtcaaacttataacaccccgtcgtttttgcgtcgggggttaaaaatgaccaaattaggagtcatggtattacataattggtaacatctaagtagtgacaatatataatatttggtctaaagtgtattttaaaggtgtccatttatttttttagtagtcaataatacgaaaaaatggttttacctaataatatttttggaaacgttatttggtgaccatttatccattttggtaaccgtttagaatttttttggtagtaaaataggtacttttttgggtggtgtttaaacacaagccttcTTAAAATACCTTAGAGAGGACATCTAAGGCGTGTTAATTCTAATGTATGAAATGGATAAGTACTTACCCAATCATAGTGCAGCAGGCGCAGTGTTGTCTCTCGCAACGGATGCACATGTGCTGGCAGTCACAGCACAGGCTCACCTCGCAGTAGGCACACTGGGACTCGTCCTTACTGCCACATGAGCATTGCTTGATCCCTGACATACATTGAACCTGTAATGAAGACTTCTAATAAAGATGTCTGCCTTAGTCTTCAATATAAGTAATACAAGATAAGTAAGGTAAGTAATACAAAAGTGCTATTTACCATGCTACCAGAATGCATGAGTCCACCGTCTTTACCAATGAACAACTGCTTCATTTTGCCTTGCTTTTCCGAGGTGTTCACTGTATCTTCAGATATAATCACTGGTGGACATTTTTTGGCGCCTTTGAATAGGAGCAACAAAGTTCGTTCTATGAAACAACATGATGAGAATAAAGTTAATAAATCTCTAACGTAGGtaactacaaaaatacatattattaaagaTTACCGTaaacttttttcaatttatccTCATTATTATTAAACTGTTTCATGCCCACGTGGATTTTACTTTGTTGAACGAAGTCTTCGATAAATGGATTTGATCTtttcgccatttcattaaaacaaaagaaaattttaacaaataactatttttagaTGTTGGGTATTATATGCTAGCATAGACAGAGCAGTAGGCAGTAGTAGTAGACATTTAGacaaaaacaagtaaacaaGTTTTAGTTCAAATGTCATTTGTCATTGTCATGAAATGTAATGAAATCATTGACTAAGTCAATGTCAACAGTCAGTTTGACAGATAGATTTCATACTTTCTCAGCTCTTTctctctttcgagaaattagtaagcgattagtggagtccactcgtgaccaaagagctggcctatacttcggtcaaaggatatgcattgccacgctggatggcaatgcatatcctttgaccgaaccCCTTtgcagccttttgggcacgatcccagctaacagcgatgcggatgaatattttgatacttagttttaatatttccctataataagatcattttgtaaaactattgaataaaattatttcctcTCTCAGCTCCACAGAGTACATTTTAGCTCTctgttaaatattataacactagccgttttccccgTGGGGTtctcccgtgggagctactgcccgcacctggataaaatatagcctatgttactcgcagataacatagttttctaatggtgaaagaatatttaaaatcggttcagtagtttttgagtttatccattacaaccaatcaaacaaagttttcctctttataatattagcacagATTATTATTCCCTTGCCATCAACCAAATATACTAAAAAAACTCGTCATTGCCAACTCTTAGTTGTCTTTGgcaaatacaataaatacataataatagtaATTCAAGCTACACAGCAACTTccctataattaaaataaaatctttaattataaTACTTAGGGCTTGAAATGCTCAGGCTTGCTCCGTCAAATATGCGAGAAAATATATTAACTCGAGCAAGACCCTGAGCGATTACAAGTaggagaaaataaaatttaggaTGGCGACACTGCCAACGGGGCACCTTCGATCGATGGGCTGCTGTCaacaaattctttataaaatatttataaaataaatttcatgATAGACGCAGCTACTCTTTGACGACGTATTCATCTCGGCTCATGTAAAAGTAACATAGTGTTTCAAGTTGGATGTAGTGACAACATCTGGTGCGATAGTGAAAGTGTTTCTTGTATCAGTTGATTCCATGATAGTGACGGGGCTGTCGGTCGCTGCCGTAGCATATGTGAGCGGAGCCCTCGTGAATGTTATGTAAGCGGTAGCACCGTGCGGCATGTCTTGGATGAAGCGGGCGcagggcggcgcggcgccgccGCCGGGCTCGGAGCGGCAGGCCTACGCCGCACCCCAGGCACAGGTGAGCGCCGACCAGGTTATATCCACTCAGACGTAAACAATGACGTGGACCAACTGCACCGATGTGTCCACTCGTCATCTGATTGATACATAAACATTTACTTGTGGATTATCCATATTTATTCCcttcttttttataaatttgcttggttttatttatttcaaatcaaTTTTGTACTTGTTCTAGTataattaatcaatttaaatagTAGGCAATAAAGAATTGCAATTAACATGCTTGACCAATCCTGTTACTGGCTGGTACTAACAATATGCTCACTTTACACTATGTGTATTACACAATGACAACAAGTGTTGATCGGACATTATTGACTAAAAGTATTTCAAACATTATATTCTTGCCATTTCAGCCATTTGGGAACCAACAGAACATGTACTCAAATTTCCAAGGAGGAACAACTGGGAGTGTTCCACCGCAGCAGTTCTGGCAGATGCCGCCGCAGCAGCAGCCCCAGTACAACCAGCAGTATGGTCAGGTGTATCAGCAACAGGACTATCCCGCCAATGCTAACCAATTCTATCAACAACCAAATCCTAATCAATTTAATCAGACTTATACCAACCAAGACTTTAATAGTACTCAGCAACAAAGTTACCAACAAAACTATTATCAAAACCAAGGAGCACAGCAATCAAACTTCCAACAAAACAAAGCCAATGCTGACGGCTGGGAGGACAACTGGGATTGGGGCTGGGAAGAGTCAGCTAAACAAGCTCAAAAGGCATCCCAGAATGCTGTTCAGCAGCCTAGTGCCCCTCAGCAACAGGTCTTCAATAATGCTAATGTAATAGCAGAGAGTTTTGCTTCAACAGATAGTTGGAATTGGTCCATGGATGACAAGAAAGAACCAAAAGAAACTCCCACTGTGCCTCAcatgaatgaaaataaagaacCTCCTACACCAGCACAGCCAAAGCCAGCAGCAGAAAATAATGCAGTTCCTGACAACAACATGCCAGTGAGCACCAGTAATGCTTTGGCGCTAACAGCAGAGGAAGTTCGCACTTTAAATGACAGAGAAGTGGTCAAGGAACGACTTCCTAATTTGGCTTTAGGTAAACGCTTCCATTTAGACAATTTAACACCGCAGTGGTCCATTGAATCACAAATGTCTCAGGAATCTAGTGATGGCCCTCATACACAATCTGAAGGAACTTATAGAAGTGAAAATCAGTCCAGGAACTCGAGTAAGGGTAGCCCAGGGTTAAACACAGATAATTCAAACTTTAATTATTCACAAGCTGGGTTAGACGAAGGCTATTCTCAGAACAGTGAATGGTCAAGGCCTTCAGAAGAACCAACCTTAGTTGACAGTACACAAACAAACAGCTTGCAGGAAATTCATGAGGAACTTTCTGCTCCTATGCAGGATATGAGTTTGAATAATCATGAAAACCCTTCAAACGACAAATTACATCCAATGAATGAGGTGGTGCCCAAAACCAGTCAAGAACATGTGCCAGTAACACAAGCACCACCTGTATTGTCTCCACCTAACTGTCCAGCACCGGTTCCATCTGTAGTTGCTCCACCAATATCCACGACTATGCCACTTCCACCCGTTTCATCAGCGCCTTTGCCGACTACTTCGTCATCTGCCACGCTTTCGGCTCCGCCCTCCTCATCAGCTATTCCACCCCCCAATATCCCTCCAGCAGCTACCAACCAGAATCCTTTCAAAATGAATGCAGGACCATTCTCGCACAAAACTATAGCTAAAGTTTCGACAAGTGCTACAACAGTTCAGGCATTTCCACCTCCGATGTCTAGTGCGAATTTGACGTCGCCAGCTGTTGTTAGCAAAGTTTCTCAGAGTAATAGAGTGCCTCTGGGGTTTGAGGCAAACTTGGAAACTACTCCAGATAATTCAGAACGACCAGACCAGCTCCAAGTATCGGCCTTCAGACCAATGGCTGTCTCGCAACAAGTACCCGATAATATGGAAGTAGCACCTAGAAACGATAGAAATGAATATCTTCAAACTGCTCATTTGTCAAGCAGTGACTATGGTGAAAATACAGATTTTAGCAGAAGTGCACCACTGCTTGGCTTGCGCCGGATGGTAGTAGGCCAGCAGGAGTCTGAATATAATCAGAACTTGAATATTTCTGGCGACGAACCGCCACCGGGGTTGGCTAGAATGGTGCCTGGACAACAGACTGAAGCTGAGAATGCATACAATCAGTCTGCCGATAATTATCTAGATCGCCATATTGACGGACAACCGACCGATAGTGGCGCTCGGCCGTACCGCCAGGCCGACGGGCAACAAACCCCAGACAATTACACGCAGCCAGCGCCTACACGCGGCGCGGAGAGGCGCCCCGTCGGCCTCGACAGGATGGTGCCGGGCGAGCCCAGCAACGACGAGTACTCGCAATACCAGGGATCTAACTACGCCGCGAACGAGCATCGCGTGGTCACTGGATTGGACCATGACTTTTCTATGCCAAGTGATTCGGGGCCACCTGATGTCAGAGAGCAGAATGTGGATGGTTCTGATTACACTGAACAGAGTGCGAGAAATCCCTCGAGAAACATTATCGGTGCCAGAGAGTCCAGCAATGACACATCGCCCGACTTCAACGCTCCACCAGATGAGCAGCAGAGAGAAGTCACCATGGAGGGTGAAAATCTGCAAGACCTTAGTATCATTTCATCAACGGAACTCACTTACTCACGTGAACAGGTGTTGGATGGCGCCGACATTACGCTTACGGACATCCCTACGGACCGTAAGACGGACTTATCTGATTCTATCGACCATCCGACCACAAGTTCGAGGCGGCAGTCTCTGAATAGAGTTAATAGCTCAGGAGAGGATTCTGAACGAGATAGAGCGTTCAAATCATCACCGAGGAGGGATAAGCATAAATCGACTAGAGACAGAGACCAAAAGCGCGACAGGGACCGCGATAGGGAGCGAGACAGAGACCGCGAAGACGGTAGGTATTCCCGCGGGGACCGGAAGTACGAGGCTGACAGACGATCTGTCAGGGAAGACCGGCGCGCAGACAAGGAGCGCCGCGACGGCCGCGAGCGCCGCGACGACAGCCCCgacgcccgccgcgcccgccgcgccgcccgccaccACCGCTACGAGACCGAGGACACCGACTACTACAGCGACCGCGACAGAGATCGAAGGTGATCGCGTTCACATCTCGCATGTCATATTATCCCTCATTACTCTTCTGCTCTTGTAAACTAATGTTAACTTTTTAGGCGGCACCGTGAAGGTTCGTACACATCGTCGAAACCGCCGCGTGCGGACGACAAAGAGCGAAGGTACGGCTCGGAGCGGGACCGCAGCAAGCGGTACCACACGCTGGAGCGCGAGCGGCGCCACGAGGCGGAGCGCtcggcgcggcgcccgcgcgaGCGCTACGAGCGCGCCTACCGCGACATCGACGTCGCGCGCACCCACGCCGGCCAGCGCGCCCGCGACTCGCGCAGAGGTCAGTCCGCTCCTTCCGATGTGCCACCACGAGGTGCTTCTTCGTCTTGTCTTCTTTATTTAAACTGTGTACTACGAATATAGAACGAGCTCTCAAATTCTAAAAACAAACAGTGAGTTTCTTTGTGAGAGTGTATTTAAGCTAGCAACACTGCTATTACTGATTGATGATGGTCTCTTATATTTATGTTGCAGTTGTGACATTCTCGAGCGATGCAAAAGCTAATGATAGTTGTATGAAACAAGGTACAAATGACGCACGCGGCTCGTGCCGTGCGCTGAATGTCGCACAGCGCGCTAGTTGAACTCACTTGAGCGTGGTCTGCGCTGCGCCATGCATTAAGTTATTTCAACATAGTGCGCTATAACATACCATGCATGCCACATGTTTGATGGAACTGTTTATAACACGTTTGCATCGCTTCATACAAAGTACTTCACTGAGAACTAATTTGGTTCAGAAAACATAATGGCATAagcaacaaaatatattaaagcatttcaaaatcaataaattgtatGGATTAAAGTAAGAGCAGCCAGCCATGTGTACCCCCACAGATGTTAGGGCCGACACAGACGGCGCAGGGTGCCGCTCGAGCattcaatattaaaacaataacattgcTGCGCTTTGCCATTGAGATGGTTTGGAAATATTTGCTTACATACAACATTATTTACACAATAACAGACTACATGCGCTATTATTGATTCACTAGGAGTTGTCTTGTCCATAATACGTTGCATTATGAATTGTTCACATGTATCTCTGTGAGATACATGATATCTATCGAGTACGCGTTGCGTGCTTATCTCTCGTCAATCCGTTCAGATAAAGTTccatttcaatcaaaataatgtCCTGTTCCACTATTCATCTGAAAATGATGATTCCCATGTATGTGCCTTTGAACACGTCTAATATTACAGAATGTGTTTATGTTAGGCCGCGGTCATGACTTAGCATAAGTCATCTCATATAATATTACGTAGATAGATTAAGAGCGTCttcacactagtggattttaTCGCGTATCGTTCAGTTAGGTACGACATATGTAGCAAACAACCTATCTTTTGAATTGATAGTGATAATTTCTGTGCTTCGCGCCACAATACCCTATGAAAAGCTATGCGGGAAAATCAGCTAGTGTGCGCTGTTATTATAATGTGTGATAGTGTTGTGTGTGCGAGCTGCGCGCTCGGCAGACGGACTGACGCGTAGTGTGTGCAGGCGAGTTCTCGTCGCCGCCGCGGGCCGACTCGCGCGAGGCCACGGACGACGACGCggccgacgcgcgccgccgcgccgacCGCCGCGCGCGCCGAACCGCCGACCCCTTCTACGACGGTAACGACCCACTCTCCGATTTGTTCCCTTTACGGATGATATATATCAGGCCGGGCCGTGTCAGGACTTTTACGAAATTCTAAAGACGAGCGTCGTTTGTGGCCCAGACGGGCCACGGATCATGCACTGTGTAATATAAActgcttcatacaaaatgtatgtaacgtttcacatCCGTGCCCCGTACGAGGCACGTACACGGCACGCCCCGGACACGGCCCGACCTAATTTAAATCATCCCTTGTGTCGTGAATGACAAGTAGAGAAACATCACGGTACGCGTTAACATTTATGTGTAGAGTACGGCGCGTACGCGGACCCGTACCTGGCGCAGCGGCAGCAGTACGCGTACTACGAGCAGCTGCGCCTGCGCGACCCCGCCGCCTACATGCTGGTGTACAAGCAGCTGCTGGCGGgccacgcgccgcccgcgccgccctcgGCGCCCTACGACGGTACCACTACCATTATAATCATATTTACTACTTAAATCCATCATCTACcgagcgttttcccaactatgttgtcgTGTtgctcggcttccagtctaacctgctttacaaggagcgactgcttaccTGACCTCTTAAagccagtaacccgggcaacccaataaccattggttagactggtgtcagactacccgtaacgattgccaaggatgttcaatgacatctgggacctacagtttaacgtgccatccgaaacacagtcattggtgtctaagatatactcagaaagtatatacaaacttaaaaaccTGGAACCTGGAtttgaacccgcgccctcatacttgagaggttggttgtttacacactaggccaccacaacctCTTACATTTTCTTCTtgttataatatatatacaaaatgtaacttaattaacgcacatcctgaaattagtttgttcagaatcgtttactgaatcgatttatatcatttttaatataggtaattttttatcccaaaaataattaaaactacggaaattattgtcatattaaccctgtacagtcaaaacaaattcaaatagaccgtaactcaaagtaataagacttcgtgtctttttccgtagtttcgttatgttgtgtcgagacgagcggcgcgcggcgcgatatttgcgtgcgtagtagtatgaccaaaaagttctcctagaattggtataactaatttagtaaataacaatgcatatacatgttaaattaaacattcagtgtatgtattatgattataacataatattctaattggggtgtttgagggtgtgcgttaattacgttacatgttgtatatatacaTACGTACATGTGTGGTGCGACAGCGTTCGGCTCGGAGCTGGGCGCGGGCTACGAGGCGCGGCGCGAGGACCGCGCCAGCGTGCACTCGGGCCGCTCCTCCGCCGCCGGCCTCAAGGGCAACGACACGTGAGTCCCGCGCACCTCACCCGACATATTTCCTGAACATCATACTCATGCATGTACAAAGCTGACATATTAAACACCGGTCACATGTTAATACTCTCATATATCGCAAACCAAGAGGACGCAAGTCATTCGCACTTGGCTGAGCATTTTCCTTGTCGATATGAAGCGGTAAAGACGCTCTCACTCACTACTAGCGAGGGTCATGAACGCGTGGCGAatcataacttcattaattcgCTGCACATTAGGATTGCGGCGCCGATTGCCGCTGATAAGCACGTCTGTGTAAATGACTACTCGTCGGTAGCGCGACGCTCTTGTAACATGTACTTGTATGTATGAaactatttttctattattactAGAAGAATAGTTTCATACaagtaatacaaataaaaataggtatattttcgaGTTCTGATTTACTTCGATGTACACTAATTTGTTTAAACGTCATATCGGCTCGTAATGAGCATGGTGTAGGATAAGTACAGAACAGAGCCAGTGTAATGTAGCTGCGGTGTGTGAGACGTGCGTGTGCGCAGGTACTGCTTCCGGCCGCGCGAGCTGCGCGACGCGCCCGACCTGCGCGCAGACCTCTCCGACAGGTACTGTGTAGCTACACCCCGGACACCTTGCGAGCCACGTGAACCTTCTGTCACGTCACTAGCGACGTGTACGACTTATAGTTTCGCGTAGAGCACGTGCTACTCGAGCACAGAATGCTCGCCTCCCATTGACATCATTGCAATAACATcgttcattcatcatcatcactagcACATTTCATGACTTACTAATATTTCACAAGAGGCTCTGTATATTATTTAGTTAAGCTTATTTTGACTGTACTCGTGTATTAAATTGTTGTCTCACTGTACCGGTGTCGATGTGTGCGCGTGCGCAGGGAGCTGACCACGGACATGTCGCTCAACCTGCACCTGGAGGAGTCGACGGTGCGCTCGGAGAGGATGACGCCGTTCCGCTACTCCACCGCGCACATCAAGGTATGACACGGCGCGGACGGG harbors:
- the LOC124642597 gene encoding apoptosis regulatory protein Siva-like isoform X1 yields the protein MAKRSNPFIEDFVQQSKIHVGMKQFNNNEDKLKKVYERTLLLLFKGAKKCPPVIISEDTVNTSEKQGKMKQLFIGKDGGLMHSGSMKSSLQVQCMSGIKQCSCGSKDESQCAYCEVSLCCDCQHMCIRCERQHCACCTMIGSEGAEVCVSCYS
- the LOC124642597 gene encoding apoptosis regulatory protein Siva-like isoform X2, which codes for MAKRSNPFIEDFVQQSKIHVGMKQFNNNEDKLKKVYERTLLLLFKGAKKCPPVIISEDTVNTSEKQGKMKQLFIGKDGGLMHSGSMVQCMSGIKQCSCGSKDESQCAYCEVSLCCDCQHMCIRCERQHCACCTMIGSEGAEVCVSCYS